A segment of the Nilaparvata lugens isolate BPH chromosome X, ASM1435652v1, whole genome shotgun sequence genome:
AAGCCGTAAAAAAGGACGCTTGTCTGTCCCGCTGGCGCTCGTGCCAGAGTATTGATTTTCACACACACTGTTTGTGTTGTATATGAAATAATACAGTGAGTGAAGATGGGTaaagaagagtgagagagagagaggcaaataaaataatatatattttggttaacacacacacaaagtacatttatttattcaattggtATTACATAATCATTTTCAACTGTTGTAATTCTGAAATAATACAGTAAGTGAAGATTGGTAAAGAAGAGAGaggcaaataaaataatatatattttggttAACACACACAATTGAGCATTTATTTAATTGGTACTACATAATCATTGTCAATTTCATCATTGAttctgagagagagaggaaaataatatatattttggttaacacacacacacacacaaacacacacacacacacacaaagtacatttatttattcaattggtATTACACAATCATGGtcaattttaacattgattttttgatataGCCATGCAAAGCATGGACAATCTGCAATGAACATCTATAGTTATGTCTATCGGCACCAACACTATTCTGCTGTTGTGCAAGAGATTTTTGTATACATAGACGTATTTCCTCCATTAATGTAAGTAAATAATGTTCTTCACAATAGACATGTGAAATTGAGCTACTACATTTCTTTAACAGTCCATCAAGGTTTGGTGGTCTAAAATCAGAAGCATACTCACAcgaaatatcaataattcgaACATAATCGTGAATTACACCATCTAATTGTTTGTATAGGAGATTCAGTATGTCAAACCCATAAACAtagatttctattctatttcctTGTCTTTTGGTTGGATTGAACATCCACCCTTCAATTGTATCAACAATAACATGTTTAAAACATCTGTAGGGTAGTAATTGCTGTTGGCCCATTAGACCACACTCCCCCCACCTCAGCCCGTGTTTTGTCACTAAACTGTTATTGGCATTCATTGTACTCGTTGTCAAACAGGTATTTGGATACGGttgttcaaaaaaatattgcCTTGTCACTACACTTTGACATCCGCGATCTTCACTTGACTGAAGAAATACAAGTTCTTTAGCAACTAGTTCTCCATTATTGTCTTTAAATCCTTGAATGTCTATTATATAGATACTactactacaattattattaggaGAACTTCTAGATGCTGTATGTGCAGGTTCAATTGGAATTGCaggtgatgatggtgatgatgatgatgatgatgatgcgtCGTTCATCAAATTTGGAGAGGATGAATCTTCCATTGTGCTTTGTGCAGTCACTTTCGTAATTAATTTCTCCAACATTATAATCTGTagagaacaagaaaaaaaacaCACTGTTATGAACAATATAACTACTAACCTAAATACTCTCTCTCAACACACACTTGGTATATGACTGTTGCTGGGgggctattttcaatttagatttaTTCCTTTGTTCTCGACTAAATATGACCTTGCGCACATGACTCATTTCCATTTATAGATCTTCATGAATCTGGATACATTAGTTCAGTTGTGAGTTGTGCTTCATACTGTCACGAAGAAGGGGAGGGGTGTTGTTTAGCATTATTAGACGACAACAAGGTGTACACCTTATCTCCATCACACTCTACATCACCCTCAATAGCTTGCAGTAGTGCTAACCGGTTCACTTTCATCAGCTTACCATCATCTTACGTAAAAAAAAAGATGTGTCGCTCGTATTGGGGAAAAATGTCTAATTGTTTGAGTCAAAATTGTTGCCAATACACAAGTGGTACAAGCTGGATTGTAGAAGTTGTGTTTGATTTCAACAATACACATGTTAGAGAACCATTTGGTTCTGCAGAGAATTTCCTAGGCTTAAtgagcaatactttctttcatGCTACCAGCATTCTTGCTTTCAACAATGGCCAAGGATTAGTTATCGAATTTCCCACAAGTAGAACGTATTGTGAAATGGTAGAAGCCATTGACCCCGAACTACATGCTtgggttattataaatatttactcgATATAGTCTTATAAATATAAAGGTAATACCTATTTGTaaaccattttcattttttgtgcgCTATTGGTGAAAAGAAGTGCTGGTGGTGGTGGTGTTTCATAATGGAGAATAAGAGTAAAAAcaggattgaaaatgaaaaaactgtaATAGCCAAGGAACTACACAAACCGGCTTTGAAAAACTACCCTACAAGACAGGTGACATTAAAGGGTTTAAAAGATTTACTACAAGCCGACTTGGTTGAAATGATACCCTACTCGCGACACAACAAAGGCTACAAAtacattttaacaataataaattgtctgaGCAAGTTTGCACACGCAGtaccaattaaaaataaatctgCCAATGAGATAGTCGATGCGTTTATTCCTATACTCGATAGACATGGCAGCACACATAACCTTCAAACTGACAGTGGAAAAGAATTTATAAACTCCAAGTTTGCCAATCTAATGAAACGCTATAATATTAATCACTATACTAGCTATTCTGATAAGAAAGCCTCAATTATCGAAAGATTCAATAGGACATTAAAGCAGTCAATGTGGACTATGTTTACCGAACGAGGCTCTTATAAGTGGATAGACATAATCGATAGCTTAGTTAACAAATACAATGAAAAGGTGCATAGAACAATTGGTATGCGGCCCGTCGAAGTAAATGAAAAACATGAGCAACTACTTTTGGACCAAATCGCCGAAAATCGTCGTAAATTCCGACAAAAACTGTCAACAAAGGTGGTAGTGCCAAATTTCTATCCAGGACACTGGCAGAAAATCGAGCCCGGTGACAGAGTTCGTATAAGCAAGTATAAAATGATATTTGACAAGGGCTACCTTCCGAATTGGACAAACAAACTGTTTACAGTCACACGTGTTAGACCAACACTCCCTGTAACCTATGAATTGGAAGACTACCGTAAACAACCTATAAAAGGAGGATTCTATGCTGAGGAGCTTTTAAAAACTACTGTGCCCGAAGTGTTTGAAATCGATAAAGTTATAAAGAGACAGGGTAATAAGTTGTTAGTCAGTTGGAAAGGTTATGATAATAGTTATAATTCTTGGATCAATCGTTCTGATTTGatctgataatgatgataagtggaggtggaggaggtggaaaaagtagaagaagaaatattGAACTTGTTGAAACTAAACAAAAGCTACCAGTTATCGATTTTGATTGTATTGTCGGTAGAACTTTGAAACAACAACAGGTGGGAGGGAAAAACAAAAGACACAGTTCTCTATTTCCGAATCATGTGAGATGCATTATATGTGGACCATCAGGCTGTGGTAAAACAAACGTACTATTCAACATACTATTCAATCCAAATGGTATTCGTTTCTCACATATCTACTTATTTTCCaaaacaacatttcaagataaatacaattttttacgTGCCGTTATGAGTGGTCTTGCGCCGGAACTCAGTTACACAGAGTGTGGCGTAAGCGAAGAAATTCCCCCACCCCACGAACTGCCCCCCaactctataattatatttgacgATGTAATTTGTGAACAACAAGATGCTATACGACGTTACTTCACAACGGGAAGACACAGTAATGTGGACTGTTTTTATTTGGCACAAACCTACAGCCGTATACCAAAACAATTGATACGAGACAATGCTAATTTTCTAATCGTGTTCCAACAGGACCAGTTGAATACAAAACACTTGTTCAGAGATCATGTGTGCAGTGGTGATATGTCACTGGACGAATTCCAAACCATGTGCGATAATGTATGGTCGTCATCCGCGCATGCGTTTCTAGTTATTGACTGTACATCAGACAAGGATAATGGACGCTACAGACAAGGATTCGATGCATTTTTAGTCAGTGCACAACCGAAATAACTTCAGTCTAGTGCTAGTTATTGCGATGGAGGGGGGTGGAGCACTTGGTGCTGGTGGTGGTAACAGCAACATAAGTAAGAAGACTAGggaaaagaagacgaagaagaagaaagagaaaaagaacagTAAAGTAAAGAATAAATTGACAACTACTACTGAGATAAGTAAGCTGAAACGTTATATAAAACAGAAACACAAAGCACTTACTCAAGATTTATCTGCGAGCGACGAACAAAACACTAAACGAATGCAGCCGCTCTTGGATCCACTCAAGGATATTACAAATCTTATTCTCAACCGTAGCGATGACAACACTTCGTCAACATCAATAcagcatcatcatcagcaaTCACTATATCCTGAAACAAATTACTTTCATCAGCAACACTCTTCGTCTACACCGTTATCTCAATCCAGCCTTGGAAAACGGAAACACAGCTTATCATcatctactactactacttctctTCTACCTTCGATTTTGGAGAAAAGTGACAGTGCAAAGGAGAGTGGAGTAGGAGGAGACAATAACGAACAagtgaaaaaggaagagaatagGAGCGTGTCAGCTGCAGTTTCTTCAATAAAGAGACGTTTATTGcaagacgatgatgatgatgatgttaatAAAActagggaggaggaggaggaggggaggaggaggaggaggaggaggaggatggagatgaggaggaggaggaggaggaggatgaagaggaagaggaaactacgTTACCTGTATCACAAACGACACTATCCGAAAATACTATATTGGGCAGTTATATTTTGAGATGgttgaaaaaagaaaaggagaTTGATCAACATTTTGGACCAAGAATCAAACCATTTAGTGGAAAATATTTTCTGGGTAGCAAAGTAATGACATTCGACAATGATGGTAGTGAAATAATTCTAAGTAATCCTAAAAGAGATGAACAAACTGGAGAATTAGGTGTACGCAAGTTTTCAGTTACACAAGGACTTTGCGAgctgattttcatgaaaaatcccTACATATTTCTAGTAACTGAAAAAGATAAACGCATTTACAGACGAATTCTTAATTGGACTAATGTTTATAGAAAAGGTTATCGTACCGATGGCAAAATTGCTAATTACAATCAAATCAAGTATAagtcaataattaaaaaaatactacaACTCGCCGATGAAGCTACTCCAAAGAAACCATCAACAACAACAGCTGATGATGATGACCtgctaaaaaaatcattatcacCAGCAGCGGCGGCTCGTACACCATTGATGCAGCAAAAGAAAGTACAAGGTCGAGGATTGAAAACTCTGTACAATATTGTTCCAGACAACAGTGACAATAATACATTCATCGACTACATTTACTGGAATAACCCTAATGAGTTGGTTGATAGGCTCCACCTGCTTGATGAATCACACGCAGTTGGCAATACTGGTCATCAAAacgaaatcaattcaattttagaagaaCTAATTGAAAATGGATATATAGAGGGCATTGCACCGGCACCAATTTAAGTGacgcggaggaggaggaggaaaaatgtGATGGAAAGGGGTTTTAACAAAAAAAGAAAAGGATGCGATTAGGTGGAAATGTGTTCAGTTGGTTGGTGACTTTTATAGTGAAATGAGGTCTAGTGCTCTTCAATATTATCGTTATTGTCGTAGCAACAacatcagaagaagaagaacaagtaaCCAACTGTTAACAGAAATGGATCCTATTGGAAACATTAATATCCGTGGCAGACGAGTTACTAATGTTGGTAATCCGCGTAACAATAGAGACGCTATCAATGTAAATACGTGTAAACAGTTGATTGAGCAAGCAATTAAAGAATTTACATCTTCGCCATCAACGCAATTAAcagaagaagagatgattaaATCACTGTTGAATAGTGAAACACTAAtggaaagagtgagagaaattaCAGTGTCTGCGTTTGCAATTATTGCCGATGCAATTTCAAAGGAATTGTCACACGATACTCTACATCAAGAGCTTATAAAAGAAAGACTCATTAGCAGAATGCAATAAATACAGCACTTATCGATTGAAACAAACCATTTGATGGCTGTCTTTGGAAAGGGGAAGATATTGAgtacttgttcttcttcttcttcaagtggtggaggaaaaagtcaCTCAAAAAAAGGACGTGGAATTCTGAGTGATATTTCTGGTGCAGTTGGAAGTGTTATAAATAAATCCATTGACTTATTACCTGTGGAACTCCACATACCaggtaaaaaaaaaaatattctcaacagtATAGTGCAAGATAAGCTGTAGTCAAtctagatataataataattatggcgatatgttttttgtttttttttaatttgtaggCTACTCGTACTGCGGACCAGGGACAAAATTAGCTAAAAGATTAGCAAGAAACGACCCGGGTGTAAATAAATTGGACGAAGCTTGCAAGAAGCACGATATTGCATACGCGAACAGTAGCGACACAGCAAGCAGGGCAGTAGCTGATAGAGAGTTAGCAGAGCGTGCTTGGAGCAGAGTAACATCTTCAGACGCGGGTCTATTGGAAAAAGCAGCGGCATTAGCTGTAACCAATATTATGAAAGCAAAATCAACTTTTGGAGGCGGGATGAGTctgagaagaaaaacaagaagaagaaaagcaaACAGACCAACAAAACTACACAGTACGATAAGGAGAAAACGGATGAGGGGGAGGGTAGTGTCAGGTCGAGGAATCTATTTGAGACGTCAACCGCAGTTACAGCCATACATggtgagaggaagaggaggaggaggagtggggagGAGGAGCAGCAGAAGGAGAAAATGTCATCATCCACATTAAAAACTTCGATAATAGCCTTACCAGACAGAGCACTTAGCGAAGCTGATCTCTACAAGTATGCTTGTATTTtacgattgaaaaattttcgTGGTGTCTTTATGCGTAATACATTACCTCTTTGTGGACCACGAAGTCAAGAGTGCGCGTGTATAAATCTCGATATACTAGGTGGACAAGGAACACATTGGGTGTGCTATGTGAAGAAGGGCAATGTTGTTCACTACTTTGACGCTTTTGGCAATCTTAGACCACCACATGAATTTATAGCCTACATGCGTCGTGGACAAACACCGGCCACAacaatagaatacaatgtaGAACGTAAACAAGAGAATGTTTACTCACACATTTGTGGACACTTATGTTTAAAATTTCTTGTAGATGAAATATATGGCACTCATTTTTTGtaatctcaatattatgtaagtTTGCAAATGAATAACCACAATTTTATGtaagtttgaaaatgaataaaataaagtgtGTGTTTAACTTAGTTTTTTTAACAACTTACCTATTCTTtagaataagagagagagagagagagagagagagagagagagagagagagagagagagagagagagagagactatCCTCACTCACTATTGATTTTCCGcaaaatctagaatataaaaacACAATGCATTAACAGGTGTTGTCATTGAGTGAGTCAACTTTGACATAACAAGATGCTTTGTTTTGGCGGAAACAAGCCTATTTTGGTAAGTGAGTTTTATCCGCCAATAGATACTAGAGATGATGAGGAAGGCAACAATGGAGGTTGGGAGCTAGGATTGCTCAGTTTTACATGCAATAACTCAATTCCAAATGTAGAAAATGGTTTCAACAATAGGTTGGAATTCTTGACCAAAAAACCAAAACAGAAACGAAGTAATAGTACTATTAATACTAATACTACTGCTAATCGAATAGAACTTACACATGACGAAATTCTCGGTATTGGCATGGTGGATAGTTATTCGCTGTGGAGTCTACCTTCAAAAACATCACCGTCCataggtggtggtggtggtgaggagaaggagaaggggggaaaaaaggaaaaagtgaCTAAGAATAAAGAACAAGATGAGATTAgcataggaggaggaggaggaggagtggggagGAGGAGCAGCAGAAGGAGAAAATGTCATCATCCACATTAAAAACTTCGATAATAGCCTTACCAGACAGAGCACTTAGCGAAGCTGATCTCTACAAGTATGCTTGTATTTtacgattgaaaaattttcgTGGTGTCTTTATGCGTAATACATTACCTCTTTGTGGACCACGAAGTCAAGAGTGCGCGTGTATAAATCTCGATATACTAGGTGGACAAGGAACACATTGGGTGTGCTATGTGAAGAAGGGCAATGTTGTTCACTACTTTGACGCTTTTGGCAATCTTAGACCACCACATGAATTTATAGCCTACATGCGTCGTGGACAAACACCGGCCACaacaatagaatacaatttAGAACGTAAACAAGAGAATGTTTACTCACACATTTGTGGACACTTATGTTTAAAATTTCTTGTAGATGAAATATATGGCACTCATTTTTTGtaatctcaatattatgtaagtTTGTAAATGAATAACCACAATTTTATGtaagtttgaaaatgaataaaataaagtgtGTGTGTTTAACTTAGTTTTTTTAACAACTTACCTATTCTTtagaataagagagagagagagactatCCTCACTCACTATTGATTTTCCGcaaaatctagaatataaaaacACAATGCATTAACAGGTGTTGTCATTGAGTGAGTCAACTTTGACATAACAAGATGCTTTGTTTTGGCGGAAATAAGCCTATTTTGGTAAGTGAGTTTTATCCGCCAATAGATACTAGAGATGATGAGGAAGGCAACAATGGAGGTTGGGAGCTAGGATTGCTCAGTTTTACATGCAATAACTCAATTCCAAATGTAGAAAATGGTTTCAACAATAGGTTGGAATTCTTGACCAAAAAACCAAAACAGAAACGAAGTAATAGTACTATTAATACTAATACTACTGCTAATCGAATAGAACTTACACATGACGAAATTCTCGGTATTGGTATGGTGGATAGTTATTCGCTGTGGAGTCTACCTTCAAAAACATCACCGTCCataggtggtggtggtggtgaggagaaggagaaggggggaaaaaaggaaaaagtgaCTAAGAATAAAGAACAAGATGAGATTAgcataggaggaggaggagaaggagaacaaTGGCAAAGTATTTTTCTTCCAGAAGGCAGTTTcgaatttcaaacaataaaagatTTATTAGAGTCTAGATTGAAAGAGCATGGTGTTAAATTAAATCTTGCACTAGATCCCTCCACAATGAAATGTTCTTTCAAATGTGATTGTCAATTAAGATTTTCGTCGGATGACTCAATAGGTAAACTGTTGGGAGTTAAAAGTAATAGAATTATAGAACCTAATTTAGAAGCAAAGAGTGACGTAGCAATGAAATTGGATAGACCTAATGTTGTACGTGTACTGTGTGATATTGTTCACGGTTCATTCACAAACGGTGTACAGGACCATGTTCTCTACGAGTTTTACCCTATGATTGATCCTGGCTATAAAATAGCTATCGTAGCAAACACTGTAGTCTATTTGCCTGTGGACAGCAAACGCATAAGTTCTATTACATTGCAAATTGTAGACGAAAGTGGACGACTAGTTAATTTTCGTGACGAACAAATCAATATTACTCTTCATCTGAGAAAACAGCAATAATGGTACTATTGTTTGTTAAACGACTTGGTGGTAATTATAGgcgagaaggaagagaagaagaagaagaagattctaCACGACTATTGGATTTgccaaatattaataataatacaggAACGACTAACAAAAACGTCATTCGTCTGCCAGACACTGCAGAGCTAACATCTAAAAGTATTAATTATCTACTAAACAGAGGACTACGCGTAATTAGTACAAAAAGAACAAagtgaataagaaaaaaaatgtcaattttggATGTAAGGAGAAGCGGACCGTTTTCAGACGACAGCATTACCTCTTATGATTTTCACACTCATGCACCCTACAATAGAAGTTTTGCAGCCAATGATGAGATCAAATTATGTGTGCAACAAACTGATTTATATACTCTCCCATCAGAGAGTTATCTTCACTTGGAATTTACACTTACCACAACAGATGGAAAGGCAATAAATACAGCAGCATGTGTACCAGGATTTTTCGCTTTTCTATTTTCTGAAATCCGTTATGAAATTAATGGAGCTGAGGTTGATAGTACTCGAAGTCCAGGCATAActacacttttgaaaaatgcTGTCACTTTTGAAAAAGATGAACAGGAGAAAATGGAGAATTCCGGCTATTATTACGATTCTACCAACGGATTTAAACCATTTTCGGTGAATGGAACAGACACAAATATTCTCGATGTACCACTACGCTATCTGATGGGTTTTGCGGAAGACTATAGACGTATTATGCTGAATGTCAAACAAGAATTAGTGTTGAGACGAGCTGCCAACGATATTGATTGTCTTAATACCGACGGTAAAATTGACATTAAACACCTAGAGTGGAGGATACCGTACATTGAGGTTTCTGATGAAGCAAAACTTTCTCTATTGAAAATGGTCAGAGATGATACACCTATACAAATGTCATTCAGGCATTGGGAACTTTATGAGTATCCGTCTGTACCATCAAGTACAAAGCATTCATGGAACGTGAAAACTGCATCACATATGGAAAAACCAAGGTATATTGTTGTTGCGTTGCAAACTGCAAGACGTGGTGTTACGACAAAGGATGCTTCTCATTTTGATAAGTGTAAAGTGAAAGATGTACGTGTTTATCTGAATACACGTTACTTTCCCTACGAAACTATTAATGGGGATGATTCTCGAATGTATAACATGTACACACAATTCAATGGAACCTATAATCACGGAGATACACGTGCCGGAATTCCACTCCTACCAAAGTCTGCTCTACAAAAGTTGCCGTTATTTGTTTTCGATTGTTCACGACAGACAGAAACGCTGAAAACCGGCAGTGTGGACATAAGGGTTGATTTTGAAGCCAGTGAAAATATCCCAGAATCTACACGTGCCTATTGTCTCATGATCTACGATGTAATTAAAGAATACCGCCCCTTAACTGGAACGGTTCATTCGGTCTGataaagtagtagtagtagtaagattaaaaaacttttgagattatttaaaaaatataatgtgATTTGTAAACACAAACaatgtaattgaaaaaaattgtgttGTTAATAAAAAAAAGGGGGCTATAAAGCCGAAGGTGATGGTAAACTGCTTTCATCCAGGCAGCCCGCCGCCGGCCATGATGAGGGGGGTGGGAGGGAGGGAGGGGAAAGGAAGGGCTTGTGCTATTAAGGCGATTGCCTGATGCTAAACCAGCCATCAATCGGCCTCTTGCAATATCTACATTTTCTTGAACTTAGCAGGCATAATTTGCATGCTAAGTGCATGCAGGGGAGTAGGAGacataaaaagttgtcaactatCCTACACATTGAACACACACTAGTGACATGATGTCGATGGTCTGGCTCATCGGGGTCAACATCATCCAGACTatctacatcatcatcatcatcgtcttgTGTGTTTTCTGTGAATAGCTGACTCCTTATTTGC
Coding sequences within it:
- the LOC111060952 gene encoding uncharacterized protein LOC111060952, encoding MAVFGKGKILSTCSSSSSSGGGKSHSKKGRGILSDISGAVGSVINKSIDLLPVELHIPGYSYCGPGTKLAKRLARNDPGVNKLDEACKKHDIAYANSSDTASRAVADRELAERAWSRVTSSDAGLLEKAAALAVTNIMKAKSTFGGGMSVVIE